A part of Myxococcus landrumus genomic DNA contains:
- a CDS encoding response regulator — translation MEDVALGPARILLVDDEEGLRITLAANLELEGHTVLEAANGEEALRLLGEHPVDVVLSDMRMPGLHGVDLLRRIKQARPDMPVVLMTAFTAEELVEDALAEGAFTVLPKPFDVAHALDTILRAARAPQVLVVDDTEPVARAMVRALSTVGLRARAVYSGEEALTWLRSGDFDVCVLDLVMPEMSGPELVAKVKAADLSVAVIAMSGHVVPELLRKVAAQGAVVCMTKPVPLRELVQAIARVRGQPRVQGPVGPPGVRN, via the coding sequence ATGGAGGACGTGGCTTTGGGCCCCGCTCGCATCCTTTTGGTCGACGACGAGGAGGGGCTGCGCATCACGCTCGCGGCGAACCTGGAGTTGGAGGGCCACACCGTCCTGGAGGCCGCCAACGGCGAGGAAGCGCTGCGTCTTCTCGGAGAGCACCCGGTGGATGTGGTGCTCAGCGACATGCGCATGCCGGGCTTGCACGGGGTGGACCTGTTGCGCCGCATCAAGCAGGCGCGGCCGGACATGCCCGTGGTGTTGATGACGGCCTTCACGGCGGAGGAGCTGGTGGAGGACGCGCTCGCTGAAGGGGCCTTCACGGTGTTGCCCAAGCCCTTCGACGTGGCGCACGCGCTGGACACCATCCTTCGCGCGGCCCGGGCGCCGCAGGTGTTGGTGGTGGACGACACGGAGCCGGTGGCACGCGCCATGGTGCGCGCGCTGAGCACGGTGGGCCTGCGTGCGCGCGCCGTGTACAGCGGCGAGGAGGCGTTGACGTGGCTGCGTTCCGGCGACTTCGACGTGTGTGTCCTGGACCTCGTGATGCCAGAAATGAGCGGTCCGGAGCTGGTGGCCAAGGTGAAGGCGGCGGATTTGTCGGTGGCCGTTATTGCCATGTCCGGCCACGTGGTGCCGGAGCTGTTGCGGAAGGTGGCGGCCCAGGGCGCGGTGGTGTGTATGACGAAGCCGGTGCCCTTGCGGGAGTTGGTGCAAGCCATTGCTCGAGTGCGCGGACAGCCTCGGGTGCAGGGGCCTGTCGGGCCTCCGGGTGTGAGGAATTGA
- a CDS encoding response regulator, whose protein sequence is MNAPRLQVLLVDDEAPVLATTAAVLSEDFDVQTARDAHAARVLLARSRFDVLCTDLHMPGPSGILLLRQAVTQDPHLAGVLVTGCREYLDWRDRLDAQGLFYLVLKPYQPADLIAMIHRAAASARLKREMSQLSSGLAEHKWGPR, encoded by the coding sequence ATGAATGCCCCGCGGCTCCAGGTGCTGCTGGTGGACGACGAGGCGCCGGTCCTCGCCACCACCGCGGCCGTGCTCTCCGAGGACTTCGACGTCCAGACCGCTCGCGACGCGCATGCCGCGCGCGTGCTGCTGGCGCGGAGCCGCTTCGACGTGTTGTGCACGGACCTGCACATGCCCGGGCCCAGCGGCATCCTGCTCCTGCGCCAGGCTGTCACGCAGGACCCGCATCTGGCGGGGGTGCTGGTGACGGGCTGCCGCGAGTACCTCGACTGGCGTGACAGGTTGGATGCGCAGGGCCTCTTCTACCTGGTGCTCAAGCCGTACCAGCCCGCGGACCTCATCGCGATGATCCACCGCGCCGCGGCGTCCGCGCGACTCAAGCGCGAGATGAGCCAGCTCTCGTCCGGGCTGGCCGAGCACAAGTGGGGTCCTCGATGA
- a CDS encoding HPF/RaiA family ribosome-associated protein yields the protein MKRALQITYRGMTTSEALNEHIRDHAAKLEQFFDGIVGCHVVVDEPHRHQHHGHQFRVRVDLHVPGKDISAGRTAAEHAAHEDPYQAVTEAFEAARRQLQHYTQAHYEQYRH from the coding sequence ATGAAGCGAGCGTTGCAGATTACCTACCGGGGCATGACGACGAGCGAGGCGCTCAACGAGCACATTCGCGACCACGCGGCGAAGCTCGAGCAGTTCTTCGATGGCATCGTGGGATGCCATGTCGTGGTGGACGAGCCGCACCGGCATCAACACCACGGCCACCAGTTCCGCGTGCGCGTGGACCTGCACGTGCCGGGCAAGGACATCAGCGCGGGCCGCACGGCGGCGGAGCATGCCGCGCATGAGGACCCCTACCAGGCGGTGACGGAGGCGTTCGAGGCGGCGCGCCGGCAGCTCCAGCACTACACGCAGGCGCATTACGAGCAGTACCGCCACTGA
- a CDS encoding DUF2079 domain-containing protein, with the protein MTSSTPDAPTHGRFRRWLGHLALPLVVLAWVLCVVAPTWYQAARACFANYDLGIYVQAFARISFADPNPWLSGRQAFIFNDHFDPVLWLAQPLTEVLPAMWAAMVAESLFVLLALVPLFWLHARGLLSRASTVLAAGLLLMSVGAVDALKYPIHPTTWSVLPWVLAGVAFHFRRNGLLMVALVLLFSCKEEFAFVGVMLAVALWLRGDRRYAVGVLVLSVVWLAWVYGLRPRLWGHTQDHVERLGRGLEEGWLHYLWLRVEPSQLSRMGTLLVALMPLILWTWRERLKPDWAWLLVLLPLLGIRFLGMAWRFHYVAPLMAAALMGFLPVMRSRRPPAWVLVSTFALLITTNENNLRSAWRTMVTPLEFPARCPDEPERMASIARGVELLTRERQSPVLIGGNFVALLADRDEIFALGSPQPPEGRVFEWVMVEKPPRGEIWTLTAERVRELIAIWRQDVGAQVIIDDPYVFMAKGRFTARD; encoded by the coding sequence ATGACGTCCTCCACTCCTGACGCACCCACTCACGGGCGGTTTCGCCGCTGGCTCGGGCACCTGGCACTTCCCCTCGTCGTGCTGGCCTGGGTGCTGTGCGTCGTCGCCCCCACCTGGTACCAGGCCGCGCGCGCCTGCTTCGCGAACTACGACCTGGGCATCTACGTCCAGGCCTTCGCGCGCATCTCGTTCGCGGACCCCAATCCCTGGCTGAGCGGGCGGCAGGCCTTCATCTTCAACGACCACTTCGACCCCGTCCTGTGGCTGGCGCAGCCGCTGACGGAGGTGCTGCCCGCGATGTGGGCGGCGATGGTGGCCGAGTCCCTCTTCGTGCTGTTGGCGCTGGTGCCGTTGTTCTGGCTCCACGCTCGCGGGCTCTTGAGCCGCGCGTCCACGGTGCTGGCGGCGGGGCTCCTGCTGATGTCGGTGGGGGCGGTGGATGCGTTGAAGTATCCCATCCACCCCACGACGTGGTCCGTGCTGCCGTGGGTGTTGGCGGGGGTGGCCTTCCACTTTCGCCGCAACGGGCTGCTGATGGTGGCGCTGGTGCTGCTGTTCTCCTGCAAGGAGGAGTTCGCCTTCGTGGGAGTCATGCTCGCCGTGGCGCTGTGGCTGCGCGGAGACCGGCGCTACGCGGTGGGGGTGCTGGTGCTGTCGGTGGTGTGGCTCGCCTGGGTCTACGGGCTGCGGCCCCGGCTCTGGGGGCACACGCAGGACCACGTCGAGCGGCTCGGGCGAGGACTGGAGGAGGGGTGGCTGCACTACCTCTGGCTTCGCGTGGAGCCCTCGCAGCTCTCGCGCATGGGGACGCTGTTGGTGGCCCTGATGCCGCTCATCCTCTGGACGTGGCGCGAGCGCTTGAAGCCGGACTGGGCCTGGCTGCTGGTCCTCCTGCCCTTGCTGGGCATCCGCTTCCTGGGCATGGCCTGGCGCTTCCACTACGTCGCGCCGCTGATGGCCGCGGCGCTGATGGGCTTCCTTCCCGTCATGCGCTCCCGCAGGCCCCCGGCGTGGGTGCTCGTGAGCACCTTCGCGCTGCTCATCACCACCAACGAGAACAACCTGCGCTCCGCCTGGCGGACGATGGTGACGCCGCTCGAGTTCCCGGCCCGCTGCCCGGATGAGCCGGAGCGGATGGCCAGCATCGCCCGGGGCGTGGAGCTGCTCACGCGCGAGCGTCAGAGCCCCGTGCTCATCGGGGGCAACTTCGTGGCCCTGCTGGCGGACCGGGACGAAATCTTCGCGCTGGGGAGCCCGCAGCCCCCCGAGGGCCGGGTGTTCGAGTGGGTGATGGTGGAGAAGCCTCCGCGCGGTGAAATCTGGACGCTCACCGCGGAGCGCGTGCGGGAGCTCATCGCCATCTGGCGCCAGGACGTGGGCGCACAAGTCATCATCGACGACCCGTACGTCTTCATGGCGAAGGGGCGCTTCACCGCGCGCGACTGA
- a CDS encoding phosphatase PAP2 family protein, which produces MTSRSRDNTPAFTWLVTFMGAGHLMLVLATGRLRWEHVVADALLVGVAWAGPRTRRFLLGGFPLWLTGMLLDSQGLWLSLRGEIHTGDLWARERLWFPAPGGVNWPEWWSTRSHPALDLLCGFAYAAYLYEVFLVAIFFFVKKDDRFQRLCWAFLAVNALGVVVYMLYPAAPPWYILQYGPGPANLAALPSPAGTARFDALLGIRYFAGFYSRNPNVFGAMPSLHAAYPFLVMLIVWRNGPAWRVVTGAFALLVAFSAVYLTHHYILDVLAGLTAALAAYLAVELAFARVRKSAPLPAVSIPLTPGGDTRA; this is translated from the coding sequence ATGACCTCCCGCTCGCGCGATAACACTCCAGCCTTCACGTGGCTCGTCACCTTCATGGGGGCGGGCCACTTGATGCTGGTGCTGGCCACCGGGCGGCTGCGGTGGGAGCACGTCGTGGCGGACGCGCTGCTCGTGGGGGTGGCCTGGGCGGGCCCCCGCACGCGGCGCTTCCTGCTCGGCGGCTTCCCCTTGTGGCTGACCGGCATGCTGCTGGACAGCCAAGGGCTCTGGCTGTCGCTTCGGGGCGAAATCCACACGGGTGACTTATGGGCGCGCGAGCGCCTCTGGTTCCCCGCCCCCGGAGGTGTCAACTGGCCCGAATGGTGGAGCACGCGCTCGCACCCCGCGTTGGACCTGCTGTGCGGCTTCGCCTACGCCGCCTACCTTTACGAAGTCTTTCTCGTGGCCATCTTCTTCTTCGTGAAGAAGGACGACCGCTTCCAACGCCTGTGCTGGGCCTTCCTGGCGGTGAACGCGCTGGGTGTCGTCGTCTACATGCTCTATCCGGCCGCGCCGCCCTGGTACATCCTCCAGTACGGCCCGGGCCCGGCCAACCTGGCCGCGCTGCCCAGTCCCGCGGGCACCGCGCGCTTCGATGCGCTGTTGGGCATCCGCTACTTCGCGGGCTTCTACTCACGCAATCCCAACGTCTTCGGGGCCATGCCGTCGCTGCACGCGGCCTACCCCTTCCTGGTGATGCTCATCGTGTGGCGCAACGGCCCCGCATGGCGTGTCGTCACTGGAGCGTTCGCGCTGCTCGTGGCCTTTTCCGCCGTCTACCTGACGCACCACTACATCCTGGACGTGCTCGCGGGCCTGACGGCCGCGCTGGCCGCATACCTGGCGGTGGAGCTCGCCTTCGCGCGGGTCCGCAAGAGCGCGCCACTGCCTGCTGTGTCCATACCGCTGACTCCTGGAGGGGACACCCGTGCTTGA
- a CDS encoding sensor histidine kinase, whose translation MKLSEDVSGPTVALKERAVLLFREHLGAVRRRTDRLFAGLMLAQWAFGILVALFVAPYGWEGKDGAPHAHVYAALFLGAALTVFPIALARWRPGDAATRHGVALAQMLWSSLLIHLTGGRVETHFHVFVSLAFLALYRDPWVLLSATGATIADHIIRGFLWPESVYGVVDPEWWRFLEHAFWVGILDMVLLHAGRGMRREMREVAVRRAELELAREREEEKSAALDRALRELSGFQEHLIRVEKLAAVGQLAASVGHELRNPLAAVRNAHAYLSRRLSRDVIGAADDPRVPQFLGVMERELGACAKIISDLLDFARERPPALQPCPLRPLVDEAIGVVPPREGVRIINEVPESLPVPSLDKEQFRQVLVNLVQNAVEAMPTGRTGQVSVLAEGQDAGPWAIRVIDDGAGIPPDVLPKIFEPLFTTKTRGTGLGLAIVANMVQRHGGTISVRSEAGRGSEFHIHLPATAAAQAA comes from the coding sequence ATGAAGCTCTCGGAGGACGTCAGCGGCCCGACGGTGGCATTGAAGGAACGCGCGGTCCTGTTGTTCCGGGAGCATCTGGGCGCTGTGCGCCGGCGCACCGACCGCCTCTTCGCGGGGTTGATGCTGGCGCAGTGGGCCTTCGGCATCCTCGTGGCGCTCTTCGTCGCGCCCTATGGCTGGGAAGGCAAGGACGGCGCGCCCCACGCGCATGTGTATGCCGCCCTCTTCCTGGGCGCGGCGCTCACCGTGTTTCCCATTGCCCTGGCGCGGTGGCGTCCCGGTGACGCGGCCACCCGGCACGGGGTGGCGCTGGCGCAGATGTTGTGGTCCTCGCTGCTCATCCACCTGACGGGGGGGCGCGTGGAGACGCACTTCCACGTCTTCGTCTCGCTGGCCTTCCTCGCGCTGTACCGGGACCCGTGGGTGCTCCTGTCCGCGACGGGCGCCACCATCGCGGACCACATCATCCGAGGCTTCCTCTGGCCGGAGTCCGTGTATGGCGTCGTGGACCCGGAGTGGTGGCGCTTCCTGGAGCACGCCTTCTGGGTCGGCATCCTCGACATGGTGTTGCTGCACGCCGGACGCGGGATGCGGCGGGAGATGCGCGAGGTCGCCGTGCGGCGCGCGGAGCTGGAGCTGGCGCGCGAGCGCGAGGAGGAGAAGTCCGCCGCGCTGGACCGCGCGCTGCGCGAGCTGAGCGGCTTCCAGGAGCACCTCATCCGCGTGGAGAAGCTGGCCGCGGTGGGTCAGTTGGCCGCCAGCGTGGGTCATGAATTGCGCAATCCCCTGGCCGCCGTGCGCAACGCCCACGCCTACCTCTCCCGACGACTGAGTCGGGATGTGATTGGGGCGGCGGATGACCCACGGGTCCCCCAGTTCCTGGGGGTCATGGAGCGGGAGTTGGGCGCGTGCGCGAAAATCATCTCGGACCTGTTGGACTTCGCGCGGGAGCGTCCACCCGCGCTCCAGCCGTGTCCTTTGCGACCTCTGGTGGACGAGGCCATTGGCGTCGTGCCGCCGCGCGAGGGAGTGCGCATCATCAATGAGGTCCCCGAGTCTCTCCCCGTGCCCAGTCTGGACAAGGAACAGTTCCGTCAGGTCCTGGTGAACCTGGTGCAGAACGCGGTAGAGGCGATGCCCACCGGAAGGACGGGACAGGTTTCAGTGCTGGCGGAAGGACAAGACGCGGGGCCCTGGGCCATTCGCGTGATAGATGACGGGGCGGGCATCCCACCGGACGTGCTGCCCAAGATTTTCGAACCGCTCTTCACAACCAAGACGCGTGGGACGGGCTTGGGACTGGCCATTGTGGCCAACATGGTGCAACGTCACGGAGGTACAATCTCTGTGCGAAGCGAAGCCGGCCGGGGTAGTGAATTCCATATTCACCTTCCGGCAACCGCGGCGGCGCAGGCCGCATGA
- a CDS encoding inositol-3-phosphate synthase, with translation MENKKSVSKPEGRLAVLVPGLGAVSTTLMAGVELARQGKGAPIGSLTQMGTARLGKRTEGRTVKLGELVPLANLTDVVFGAWDIISEDAYQVAVRSGVLHDKHLEAVKPFLQGIKPKKGVHDAEFVRRIEANHTKATKTHRESIEALRQDIRDFKKELNAKRAVMVVCSSVETFRPMPDAFKTLAAFEKALDENSTDINPTALYTYAALKEGVPFANATPNASVDTPALQELAKLEGVPVAGRDLKSGQTMMKTVIAPALKARMLGLDGWFSTNILGNRDGEVLDDPAAFKAKEVTKSSVLDTILQPDVYPELYSKYSHKVSIHYYPPRGDAKEGWDNIDITGWLGYPMQIKVNFLCRDSILAAPLVLDIALFLDLAKRLEWRGIQEWMSFYFKSPMAMPGLPVEHDLFIQLTKLKNTLRVVAGEEPITHLGLDYYGDDLPLAR, from the coding sequence ATGGAGAACAAGAAGTCGGTCTCGAAGCCCGAGGGCAGGCTGGCAGTGCTGGTGCCGGGGCTCGGCGCGGTGTCCACGACGCTGATGGCGGGCGTGGAGCTCGCGCGGCAGGGCAAGGGTGCCCCCATCGGTTCCCTGACGCAGATGGGCACGGCGCGGCTGGGCAAGCGCACCGAGGGGCGCACCGTGAAGCTCGGTGAGCTCGTCCCCCTGGCGAACCTGACGGACGTCGTCTTCGGCGCCTGGGACATCATCAGCGAGGACGCATACCAGGTGGCGGTGCGCTCCGGCGTGCTGCACGACAAGCACCTGGAGGCGGTGAAGCCGTTCCTCCAGGGCATCAAGCCCAAGAAGGGCGTGCACGACGCGGAGTTCGTCCGCCGCATCGAGGCCAACCACACCAAGGCCACCAAGACGCACCGCGAGAGCATCGAGGCGCTGCGCCAGGACATCCGTGACTTCAAGAAGGAGCTCAACGCCAAGCGCGCGGTGATGGTCGTGTGCAGCAGCGTGGAGACCTTCCGTCCCATGCCGGACGCGTTCAAGACCCTGGCCGCCTTCGAGAAGGCCCTGGACGAGAACAGCACGGACATCAACCCCACCGCGCTCTACACCTACGCGGCCCTGAAGGAGGGCGTGCCCTTCGCCAACGCCACCCCCAACGCGAGCGTGGACACGCCCGCGCTGCAGGAGCTGGCGAAGCTGGAGGGCGTGCCCGTCGCCGGCCGCGACCTCAAGAGCGGCCAGACGATGATGAAGACGGTCATCGCCCCCGCCCTGAAGGCCCGCATGCTGGGCCTGGATGGCTGGTTCTCCACCAACATCCTGGGCAACCGCGACGGCGAAGTGCTGGATGACCCCGCGGCCTTCAAGGCCAAGGAAGTCACCAAGTCGAGCGTGCTGGACACCATCCTGCAGCCGGACGTCTACCCCGAGCTGTACAGCAAGTACTCCCACAAGGTGTCCATCCACTACTACCCGCCCCGCGGCGACGCGAAGGAGGGTTGGGACAACATCGACATCACCGGGTGGCTGGGCTACCCGATGCAGATCAAGGTCAACTTCCTCTGCCGCGACTCCATCCTGGCCGCGCCGCTGGTGCTGGACATCGCGCTGTTCCTGGACCTGGCCAAGCGGCTGGAGTGGCGAGGCATCCAGGAGTGGATGTCCTTCTACTTCAAGAGCCCCATGGCCATGCCGGGCCTCCCCGTGGAGCACGACTTGTTCATCCAGCTCACCAAGCTGAAGAACACGTTGCGCGTCGTGGCGGGCGAGGAGCCCATCACCCACCTCGGACTCGACTACTACGGGGATGACCTCCCGCTCGCGCGATAA
- a CDS encoding RedB protein, whose amino-acid sequence MKRPAFARGMWVVSGLLWLAAMGVGFALLTRHALTPGATQEAPPQWPQAAQPPRAEGRPTLVMLAHPRCPCTRASLGELAVVMEHARGRLDARVLFLRPEGTSGDWTQGPLWRAAAAIPGVRVLADEGGTQAHLFGAVTSGHSLLYDAEGRLRFSGGLTAARGHRGDNPGRDAVEALLREAGGSGGTSEHAVYGCALEEPPGVRATNTP is encoded by the coding sequence ATGAAGCGTCCCGCCTTCGCGCGGGGGATGTGGGTGGTGTCGGGGTTGCTGTGGCTCGCCGCCATGGGCGTGGGCTTCGCGCTGTTGACCCGACATGCCCTCACCCCTGGCGCCACGCAGGAGGCGCCGCCCCAATGGCCCCAGGCGGCGCAGCCCCCTCGCGCCGAGGGGCGGCCCACGCTGGTGATGCTGGCGCACCCGCGCTGTCCCTGCACCCGGGCGAGCCTGGGGGAGCTGGCGGTGGTGATGGAGCACGCCCGGGGCCGGCTGGACGCGCGCGTGCTGTTCCTCCGCCCGGAAGGGACGTCCGGAGACTGGACGCAAGGCCCGCTGTGGCGCGCCGCCGCCGCGATTCCGGGCGTCCGCGTGCTCGCGGATGAAGGTGGGACACAAGCCCATTTGTTCGGAGCCGTCACTTCTGGACATTCCTTGCTCTATGATGCGGAAGGTCGGCTGCGCTTCAGCGGTGGGCTCACCGCGGCGCGAGGACACCGAGGAGACAATCCGGGGCGGGACGCCGTGGAGGCGCTGCTTCGGGAAGCGGGTGGGTCGGGCGGGACGTCAGAGCACGCGGTCTACGGTTGCGCATTGGAGGAACCGCCCGGGGTCCGGGCCACGAACACCCCATGA
- a CDS encoding LA_2272 family surface repeat-containing protein yields the protein MKRKVSVCAGVMAAMVAMSAGAEESKGAEQAPVPAVGTDGGAAEAAPAVEGPGVERAMAAPPLVEAAAVGNTSTEPAATAAADAPTVVQAQAKTEGEEVHVPFSFTVVPGLSTSGFSQRNQVHDVSIGLVATQAKRIRALGVSLGGNFVGEGGSSGVLATTGINVSQGPVNGSLFAVGANIVTKDAEGLLASVGANIVRGNATGVLATVGANVVTGTVDGSQLSVGANMATGKVLGAQLSVGGNLAGESLNGLQMAVGGNVARGVSRGVQMAAGVNVAPDLTGLQMSSGVSYAGKLSGAQVSIINVGGSVEGAQVGLVNVASRIDGAQVGLVNVAGETQGESVGLLSFVGNGQAHVQVWASDIALTNVSLKLGGRHLYTVLNVGLTPPMDGDRRRYTTGVGIGGHIPLGRFFVDMDLMGSSVHANRLFDFDDDTNHVLGQLRLMAGWQVARRFAVFGGVSANTLVTWNGSDPWKELGIGPEWKETSDSGRTIVRTWPGVLAGIQL from the coding sequence ATGAAGCGCAAGGTCTCGGTGTGTGCGGGCGTCATGGCGGCGATGGTGGCGATGTCCGCTGGCGCCGAGGAGTCGAAGGGAGCCGAGCAGGCGCCCGTGCCCGCGGTGGGCACCGACGGTGGTGCGGCGGAGGCCGCGCCGGCGGTGGAAGGTCCCGGCGTGGAGCGGGCGATGGCGGCGCCTCCGCTGGTGGAGGCGGCGGCGGTGGGCAACACGAGCACGGAGCCGGCCGCGACGGCGGCGGCGGATGCGCCCACGGTGGTGCAGGCCCAGGCGAAGACGGAGGGCGAGGAGGTCCACGTGCCCTTCAGCTTCACGGTGGTGCCGGGCCTGAGCACCTCGGGCTTCTCGCAGCGCAACCAGGTGCATGACGTGTCCATCGGCCTGGTCGCCACGCAGGCCAAGCGCATCCGCGCGCTGGGGGTGTCGCTGGGCGGCAACTTCGTGGGCGAGGGCGGCTCCAGCGGCGTGCTGGCCACCACGGGCATCAACGTGTCGCAGGGCCCGGTGAATGGCTCGCTCTTCGCGGTGGGCGCCAACATCGTGACGAAGGACGCGGAGGGACTGCTGGCCTCGGTGGGTGCCAACATCGTGCGCGGCAACGCGACGGGGGTGCTGGCCACGGTGGGCGCCAACGTGGTGACGGGCACGGTGGACGGCTCGCAGCTGAGCGTGGGCGCCAACATGGCGACGGGCAAGGTGCTGGGCGCGCAGCTGAGCGTGGGCGGCAACCTGGCGGGGGAGTCCCTCAACGGCTTGCAGATGGCGGTGGGCGGCAACGTGGCGAGGGGCGTCTCGCGCGGCGTGCAGATGGCGGCGGGCGTCAACGTGGCCCCGGACCTGACGGGCCTGCAGATGTCGTCCGGCGTCAGCTACGCGGGCAAGCTGTCCGGCGCGCAGGTGTCCATCATCAACGTGGGTGGCTCGGTGGAGGGCGCGCAGGTGGGCCTGGTGAACGTGGCCAGCCGCATCGACGGCGCGCAGGTGGGGTTGGTGAACGTGGCGGGCGAGACGCAGGGCGAGTCGGTGGGCCTGCTGAGCTTCGTGGGCAACGGCCAGGCGCACGTGCAGGTGTGGGCCAGCGACATCGCCCTGACGAACGTGAGCCTGAAGCTGGGCGGGCGGCACCTCTACACGGTGCTCAACGTGGGCCTGACGCCGCCGATGGATGGAGACCGCCGCCGCTACACGACGGGCGTGGGCATCGGTGGACACATCCCGCTGGGGCGCTTCTTCGTGGACATGGACCTGATGGGCTCCAGCGTGCACGCCAACCGCCTCTTCGACTTCGACGACGACACGAACCACGTGCTGGGGCAGTTGCGGTTGATGGCGGGCTGGCAGGTGGCGCGCCGCTTCGCGGTGTTCGGCGGCGTGAGCGCCAACACGCTCGTGACGTGGAACGGCAGCGACCCGTGGAAGGAGCTGGGCATCGGGCCGGAGTGGAAGGAGACCTCCGACAGCGGGCGCACCATCGTGCGCACCTGGCCGGGCGTCCTCGCGGGCATCCAGCTCTGA
- a CDS encoding pyridoxamine 5'-phosphate oxidase family protein, with translation MRPQTPEQATRDAIEHLSTLIHGIKVAMMTTVDADGSLHSRPMWTQDHDFDGDLWFFTRAHAHKVDELEEDHHVNISFADPSRERYVSVSGRCQLEKDPRRMREMWSPALEAWFPQGLDDPELALLRVSVQRAEYWDTPTLGASGPDSSASNLTFS, from the coding sequence ATGAGACCCCAGACACCCGAGCAAGCCACCCGCGACGCCATCGAGCACCTGAGCACCCTCATCCACGGCATCAAGGTCGCGATGATGACCACCGTGGACGCCGACGGAAGCCTGCACAGCAGGCCCATGTGGACCCAGGACCATGACTTCGACGGGGACCTCTGGTTCTTCACCCGGGCCCACGCCCACAAGGTGGATGAGCTGGAAGAGGACCACCACGTCAACATCTCCTTCGCCGACCCCTCCCGCGAGCGCTACGTCTCCGTCAGCGGCCGCTGCCAGCTCGAGAAGGACCCCCGTCGGATGCGGGAGATGTGGAGCCCCGCGCTCGAGGCGTGGTTCCCCCAGGGCCTGGATGATCCAGAGCTCGCCCTGCTGCGCGTGAGCGTGCAGCGCGCGGAGTATTGGGACACGCCCACCCTGGGCGCCTCCGGTCCCGACTCGAGCGCCTCAAATCTCACATTCTCGTGA
- a CDS encoding zinc-dependent alcohol dehydrogenase family protein: MDGTMRVMVLHAPGQPLREERWPVPRPGPQEVLLRVHACAVCRTDLHLVDGELPRPKLPVVPGHEVVATVVEAGAEVMGLEVGSRVGVPWLGWTCGQCRFCVSGRENLCDYARFTGYQVDGGYAEYTVAHHRFCFPLPASFPDFHAAPLMCAGLIGFRSLRLAGEGERLGLYGFGAAAHVLIQVARYQGRRVFAFTRPGDEAGQHFARELGAVWAGGSDALPPESLDAAILFAPVGALVPEALRAVDKGGVVVCGGIHMSDVPSFPYALLWEERAVRSVANLTRADALDFLVLAPLVPVRTEVRVFPLSAANEALTALREGQVRGAAVLDTRS; this comes from the coding sequence ATGGACGGCACCATGCGTGTGATGGTTCTCCACGCACCCGGGCAGCCGCTTCGAGAGGAGCGGTGGCCCGTGCCGCGTCCGGGGCCGCAAGAGGTGCTGCTGCGAGTGCATGCGTGCGCGGTATGCCGCACGGACCTGCACCTGGTGGATGGAGAGCTGCCCAGGCCCAAGCTGCCCGTGGTGCCGGGCCATGAAGTGGTGGCGACGGTCGTCGAGGCGGGCGCCGAGGTGATGGGGCTGGAGGTGGGCAGCCGCGTGGGCGTGCCCTGGCTTGGATGGACGTGCGGCCAGTGCCGCTTCTGCGTCTCCGGGCGGGAGAACCTCTGCGACTACGCCCGCTTCACCGGCTACCAGGTGGATGGGGGTTACGCCGAGTACACCGTGGCGCACCATCGCTTCTGCTTCCCACTGCCCGCGAGCTTCCCGGACTTCCACGCCGCGCCGTTGATGTGCGCGGGGCTCATCGGCTTTCGCAGCCTGCGTCTGGCGGGGGAGGGTGAGCGGCTGGGGTTGTATGGCTTTGGCGCCGCCGCGCATGTGCTCATCCAGGTGGCGCGATATCAAGGCAGACGCGTGTTTGCCTTCACGCGGCCGGGGGACGAAGCGGGGCAACACTTCGCGCGGGAGCTGGGGGCGGTGTGGGCGGGAGGCTCGGATGCGTTGCCTCCCGAGTCCCTGGATGCGGCCATCCTCTTCGCGCCCGTGGGGGCGCTGGTGCCCGAGGCGCTGCGTGCCGTGGACAAGGGCGGCGTGGTGGTATGTGGCGGCATCCACATGAGCGATGTCCCGTCGTTCCCGTATGCGCTGCTCTGGGAGGAGCGCGCGGTGCGCTCGGTGGCGAACCTGACGCGGGCGGATGCGCTGGACTTCCTGGTGCTCGCTCCCCTGGTTCCCGTGCGCACCGAGGTGCGGGTGTTTCCCCTCTCCGCCGCGAACGAGGCGCTCACCGCGCTGCGCGAGGGACAGGTGCGCGGCGCGGCCGTGCTGGACACGCGCTCGTAG